One segment of Eschrichtius robustus isolate mEscRob2 chromosome 3, mEscRob2.pri, whole genome shotgun sequence DNA contains the following:
- the PAQR7 gene encoding membrane progestin receptor alpha, whose amino-acid sequence MATMVAQKLSHLLPSLRQVHQMPRPSVQPEPVFTVDRAEVPPLFWKPYIYVGYRPLHRTWRFYFRTLFQQHNEAVNVWTHLLAALVLLLRLAIFVGTVDFWGDLHALPLFIIVLTSFTYLSLSALAHLLQAKSEFWHYSFFFLDYVGVAVYQFGSALAHFYYAIEPAWHAQVQTFYLPMAAFLAWLSCAGSCYNKYIQKPGLLGRTCQEVPSALAYALDISPVVHRILVSPNPAMDDPALLYHKCQVVFFLLAATFFSAFMPERWFPGSCHVFGQGHQLFHVFLVLCTLAQLEAVTLDYEARRPIYEPLHARWPQNFSGLFLLTVGSSILTAFLLSQLVRRKLNLDRKTQ is encoded by the coding sequence ATGGCCACAATGGTGGCCCAGAAGCTCAGCCACCTCCTGCCCAGTTTGCGGCAGGTCCACCAGATGCCTCGGCCGTCTGTGCAGCCAGAGCCTGTGTTCACAGTGGACCGAGCCGAGGTGCCGCCCCTCTTCTGGAAGCCATACATCTATGTGGGCTACCGGCCGCTGCATCGGACCTGGCGCTTCTACTTCCGCACACTGTTCCAGCAGCACAACGAGGCGGTGAACGTCTGGACCCACCTGCTGGCGGCCCTGGTGCTGCTGCTGCGGCTGGCCATCTTTGTGGGGACCGTGGACTTCTGGGGAGACCTGCACGCCCTGCCCCTCTTCATCATTGTCCTCACCTCCTTCACCTACCTCTCCCTCAGTGCCTTGGCTCACCTCCTGCAGGCCAAGTCCGAGTTCTGGCATTACAGCTTCTTCTTCCTGGACTACGTGGGTGTGGCTGTGTACCAGTTTGGCAGTGCCCTGGCACACTTCTACTACGCCATTGAGCCCGCCTGGCATGCCCAGGTGCAGACCTTTTACCTGCCCATGGCTGCCTTTCTCGCCTGGCTTTCCTGCGCTGGCTCCTGCTACAACAAGTACATCCAGAAGCCTGGCCTGCTGGGCCGCACTTGCCAGGAGGTGCCCTCGGCGCTGGCCTACGCACTGGACATCAGCCCCGTGGTGCACCGCATCCTCGTGTCCCCCAACCCTGCCATGGACGACCCAGCTCTTCTCTACCACAAATGCCAGGTGGTCTTCTTTCTGCTGGCTGCCACTTTCTTCTCTGCCTTCATGCCTGAGCGCTGGTTCCCTGGCAGCTGCCACGTCTTTGGGCAGGGCCACCAGCTCTTCCATGTCTTCTTGGTGCTGTGCACGCTGGCTCAGCTGGAGGCCGTGACGCTGGACTACGAGGCCCGGCGGCCCATCTATGAGCCTCTGCACGCCCGCTGGCCCCAAAACTTCTCCGGCCTCTTCTTGCTTACTGTAGGCAGCAGCATCCTCACTGCATTCCTTCTGAGCCAGCTGGTACGGCGCAAACTCAATCTCGATCGGAAGACCCAGTGA